A window of Roseovarius sp. THAF27 contains these coding sequences:
- a CDS encoding shikimate kinase, with product MMGAGKTAVGKALAAILDVPFLDSDVEIEAAANMKISEIFARDGEAFFRDRETQVIDRLLDSQRGILSAGGGAFLSERNRDLIRAKGVSVWLKADLRLLWNRVKHKDTRPLLRTADPYRTLKDLYEARLPYYEMADLAVPAHASYTIDQMATKVRDALQQRPDVLEQTT from the coding sequence ATGATGGGGGCTGGAAAAACGGCTGTGGGCAAGGCTTTGGCAGCCATTCTTGATGTCCCTTTCCTTGATTCGGACGTCGAGATAGAGGCCGCGGCCAACATGAAGATCTCCGAGATTTTCGCCCGCGACGGCGAGGCGTTCTTCCGCGACCGCGAAACGCAGGTCATCGACCGCCTGCTCGACAGCCAGCGCGGCATCCTGTCCGCCGGCGGCGGCGCGTTCCTGTCCGAGCGCAACCGCGACCTGATCCGGGCCAAGGGCGTGTCGGTCTGGCTCAAGGCCGATCTCCGGCTTCTGTGGAACCGCGTAAAACACAAGGATACCAGGCCCTTGCTGCGCACGGCTGATCCTTACAGGACGTTGAAGGATCTCTACGAGGCGCGGCTGCCGTATTACGAAATGGCCGATCTTGCCGTGCCCGCCCATGCGTCCTACACGATCGACCAGATGGCCACGAAGGTCCGCGACGCGCTGCAGCAACGCCCGGACGTACTGGAGCAGACGACATGA
- a CDS encoding site-specific tyrosine recombinase XerD — protein MSTRHWLANFLDAQAAEAGAARNTLQAYARDLTDFTEWLARGGKDAARAAQADIEDYLVHCDAQGLARSTRARRLSAIRQFYRFAFDEGLREDNPAIQIRGPGRDKRLPKTLELGDVDRLLEAARQTGRNKADRVRNACLMELLYATGMRVSELVSLPVASCRGDPQMLLVRGKGGKERLVPMSPPARAALDAWLTVRDAAEEAAKAKGKPASAFLFPSSGKAGHITRNRFFLLVKDFAVAAGISPERVSPHILRHAFATHLLAGGADLRTIQTLLGHADVGTTEIYTHVLQDRLRDLVFDAHPLAQEARKAAGGRSTDGD, from the coding sequence GTGAGCACGCGGCACTGGCTGGCGAATTTCCTCGACGCCCAGGCGGCCGAGGCTGGGGCGGCCCGCAATACCTTGCAGGCCTATGCCCGGGACCTGACGGATTTCACCGAGTGGCTGGCGCGTGGCGGCAAGGATGCGGCGCGCGCGGCGCAGGCGGATATCGAGGATTACCTGGTGCATTGCGACGCGCAGGGACTGGCGCGGTCGACGCGGGCGCGGCGACTGTCGGCGATCCGGCAATTCTATCGCTTTGCCTTCGACGAGGGGCTGCGCGAGGACAACCCGGCGATCCAGATCCGCGGCCCGGGCCGCGACAAGCGTCTGCCCAAGACGCTGGAGCTGGGCGACGTGGACCGCCTGCTGGAGGCCGCGCGGCAGACCGGGCGGAACAAGGCCGACCGGGTCCGCAACGCCTGCCTGATGGAACTGCTTTATGCCACGGGTATGCGGGTGAGCGAACTGGTGTCGTTGCCGGTGGCGTCCTGCCGGGGCGACCCGCAGATGCTGCTGGTGCGCGGCAAGGGCGGCAAGGAACGGCTGGTGCCGATGTCGCCCCCGGCCCGCGCGGCGCTGGACGCCTGGCTGACGGTGCGCGATGCGGCGGAAGAGGCGGCGAAGGCGAAGGGCAAGCCAGCCTCGGCCTTTCTTTTTCCGTCGAGCGGCAAGGCGGGTCACATCACGCGCAACCGCTTTTTCCTGCTGGTCAAGGATTTCGCCGTGGCGGCGGGGATCAGCCCCGAGCGGGTGTCGCCGCACATCCTGCGTCATGCCTTCGCGACGCATCTGCTGGCCGGCGGCGCCGATTTGCGGACGATCCAGACGCTCCTGGGTCATGCCGATGTGGGAACGACCGAGATCTATACCCATGTGCTGCAAGACCGGCTGCGCGACCTGGTGTTCGACGCGCACCCGCTGGCGCAGGAGGCGCGCAAGGCGGCGGGCGGCAGGTCGACGGACGGCGACTGA
- a CDS encoding HlyC/CorC family transporter has product MDPVSPTFDTAFWISAGAILLLLVLSACFSGSETALTAASRGKLRARADKGSKGAERALQITEDNERLIGSVLLGNNLVNILATSLATALFTRAFGESGVALATLVMTFLVLIFAEVLPKTYAITNAEAAASHAAPVIRWVIVIFSPVVSAVRLLVRGVLRVFGVKTDPDSQILAVREEIAGALYLGHSEGVVEKEDRDRILGALDLGDRAVEEIMLHRSQIEMIDAALEPEAILDQCLKSNHTRLPIYRDDPDNIIGIVHAKDLLRAMHTLALKAEGARGALATFDICDVAMEPYFVPETTTLDDQMRQFLRMRSHFALVVDEYGDLQGLITLEDILEEIVGEITDEFDPDGDQPVGRSDDGQFLVDGGTTIRDLNRATDWTLPDDQANTVAGLVIYEAQIIPEVGQVFNFHGFRFEVVEKEDNRLTKLKVRKL; this is encoded by the coding sequence ATGGACCCCGTTTCGCCAACTTTTGACACCGCCTTCTGGATCTCTGCCGGTGCGATCCTTCTGCTTCTGGTTCTGTCCGCCTGCTTTTCGGGGAGTGAAACCGCGCTGACCGCCGCGTCGCGCGGCAAGCTGCGGGCGCGGGCCGACAAGGGATCGAAAGGCGCCGAACGGGCGCTACAGATCACCGAGGACAACGAGCGGCTGATCGGCTCGGTCCTTCTGGGCAACAACCTGGTGAACATCCTGGCGACGTCGCTGGCGACCGCCCTCTTCACCCGCGCCTTCGGCGAGAGCGGCGTGGCGCTGGCGACGCTGGTGATGACGTTCCTGGTGCTGATCTTTGCCGAGGTTCTGCCCAAGACCTATGCGATCACCAATGCCGAGGCGGCGGCCTCGCACGCGGCCCCGGTGATCCGCTGGGTGATCGTGATCTTTTCGCCGGTGGTGTCGGCGGTCCGCCTGCTGGTGCGCGGCGTGCTGCGGGTGTTCGGGGTGAAGACCGACCCCGACAGCCAGATCCTGGCGGTGCGCGAGGAAATCGCGGGAGCGCTGTACCTCGGGCATTCCGAGGGCGTGGTCGAGAAAGAGGACCGCGACCGGATCCTTGGCGCGCTGGACCTGGGCGACCGGGCGGTCGAGGAGATCATGTTGCACCGCAGCCAGATCGAGATGATCGACGCGGCGCTGGAACCCGAGGCGATCCTGGACCAGTGCCTGAAATCCAACCACACGCGGCTGCCGATCTATCGTGACGATCCCGACAACATCATCGGGATCGTCCATGCCAAGGACCTGCTGCGCGCCATGCACACGCTGGCGCTGAAGGCCGAGGGCGCGCGCGGGGCGCTGGCGACGTTCGACATCTGCGACGTGGCGATGGAGCCCTATTTCGTGCCCGAGACCACCACGCTGGACGACCAGATGCGCCAGTTCCTGCGGATGCGCAGCCATTTCGCGCTGGTGGTGGACGAGTATGGCGACCTTCAGGGGCTGATCACGCTGGAGGATATCCTGGAAGAGATCGTGGGCGAGATCACCGACGAGTTCGACCCCGATGGCGACCAACCGGTGGGGCGCAGCGACGACGGCCAGTTCCTGGTGGACGGCGGCACGACGATCCGCGACCTGAACCGGGCAACGGACTGGACCTTGCCGGACGATCAGGCCAACACCGTGGCGGGCCTGGTGATCTACGAGGCGCAGATCATCCCCGAGGTGGGACAGGTGTTCAATTTCCACGGCTTCCGTTTCGAGGTGGTGGAGAAGGAGGACAACCGGCTGACCAAGTTGAAGGTGCGGAAGTTGTAA
- a CDS encoding PA0069 family radical SAM protein, translating into MSDTSDTVDPRLRRPGRGAVSNAVGRYERQARSFEDDGWNAAPEEAALRTRVSIERPRSIITYNRSPDLPFDRSINPYRGCEHGCIYCFARPSHAWLGLSAGLDFETRLVARPDAPQVLAAELRKPGYRVAPIAIGTNTDPYQPIEKAHGIMRACLQVLSDFNHPVAIVTKGSLVERDIDILSDMAARGLARVGISVTTLDAALSRAMEPRAPAPARRLKVVERLANAGVPVRAMVSPVIPGLTCHEMEPILQAVAKAGAGAASWIMLRLPLEVSPLFREWLAETCPDRAARVMGHVRDMHGGKDYASDWGRRMRGSGPYAEMVAQRFRVAARRLGLDATQPPLRCDLFAPPARAGDQMELF; encoded by the coding sequence ATGTCCGATACCTCCGATACCGTCGATCCGCGGTTGCGCCGTCCGGGCCGGGGCGCGGTCAGCAACGCCGTGGGCCGGTACGAGCGGCAGGCACGCAGTTTCGAGGATGACGGCTGGAATGCCGCCCCCGAAGAGGCGGCGCTGCGCACCCGCGTCAGCATCGAGCGGCCGCGCAGCATCATCACCTACAACCGCTCGCCCGATCTGCCGTTCGACCGCTCGATCAACCCTTACCGGGGCTGCGAGCATGGCTGCATCTATTGCTTCGCCCGGCCCAGCCACGCCTGGCTCGGCCTGTCGGCAGGGCTCGATTTCGAGACCCGGCTGGTCGCGCGCCCCGACGCGCCCCAGGTGCTGGCCGCCGAGCTGCGCAAGCCCGGCTACCGCGTGGCGCCCATCGCCATCGGCACCAACACCGATCCGTATCAGCCCATCGAAAAGGCCCATGGCATCATGCGCGCCTGCCTCCAGGTGCTGTCGGATTTCAACCATCCCGTCGCCATCGTCACCAAGGGCAGCCTCGTGGAGCGTGACATCGACATCCTGTCCGACATGGCCGCGCGCGGGCTGGCGCGGGTGGGCATCTCCGTCACCACGCTCGACGCTGCGTTGTCTCGCGCGATGGAGCCGCGCGCACCTGCCCCGGCGCGACGGCTGAAGGTGGTCGAACGCCTGGCGAACGCGGGCGTGCCCGTGCGCGCCATGGTCTCACCGGTGATCCCGGGGCTGACCTGTCACGAGATGGAGCCAATCCTGCAGGCCGTTGCCAAGGCAGGGGCCGGCGCCGCCAGCTGGATCATGCTGCGCCTGCCGCTGGAGGTCTCGCCGCTCTTTCGCGAGTGGCTGGCCGAGACTTGTCCCGACCGGGCCGCCCGCGTGATGGGTCACGTGCGCGACATGCATGGCGGCAAGGATTACGCCTCGGACTGGGGCCGCCGGATGCGCGGCTCAGGGCCCTATGCCGAGATGGTGGCGCAGCGGTTTCGGGTCGCGGCACGACGGCTGGGGCTCGACGCGACACAGCCGCCTTTGCGGTGCGACCTCTTCGCGCCGCCGGCGCGGGCCGGGGACCAGATGGAACTGTTCTGA
- a CDS encoding B12-binding domain-containing protein, with product MSDEEDDIILSELDDEELVQQMFDDLYDGLKEEIEEGVNILLERGWQPYQVLTEALVGGMTIVGKDFRDGILFVPEVLLAANAMKGGMAILKPLLAETGAPRVGKMVIGTVKGDIHDIGKNLVSMMMEGAGFEVVDLGINNPVENYLEALETEKPDILGMSALLTTTMPYMKVVIDTMVEQGLRDDYIVLVGGAPLNEEFGKAIGADAYCRDAAVAVETAKDLVGRKHNQGATG from the coding sequence ATGTCCGACGAAGAAGACGACATCATCCTCAGCGAACTGGACGACGAGGAACTTGTCCAGCAGATGTTCGACGACCTCTATGACGGTCTGAAGGAAGAGATCGAGGAAGGCGTCAACATCCTGCTTGAGCGTGGCTGGCAACCCTACCAGGTGCTGACCGAGGCGCTGGTGGGCGGCATGACCATCGTCGGCAAGGATTTCCGCGACGGTATCCTGTTCGTGCCCGAGGTTCTGCTCGCGGCCAACGCGATGAAGGGCGGCATGGCCATCCTCAAGCCTCTGCTGGCCGAAACCGGCGCCCCGCGCGTCGGCAAGATGGTGATCGGTACCGTCAAGGGCGACATCCACGACATCGGCAAAAACCTGGTGTCGATGATGATGGAAGGTGCCGGGTTCGAGGTGGTCGACCTCGGGATCAACAATCCGGTCGAGAACTATCTCGAGGCGCTGGAAACCGAAAAACCCGACATCCTGGGCATGTCGGCCCTGCTGACCACCACGATGCCCTACATGAAGGTCGTGATCGACACGATGGTGGAACAGGGCCTGCGCGACGATTACATCGTGCTGGTGGGCGGCGCACCGCTGAACGAGGAATTCGGCAAGGCCATCGGCGCCGACGCCTATTGCCGCGACGCCGCCGTGGCGGTGGAGACCGCCAAGGACCTGGTGGGCCGCAAGCACAACCAAGGCGCCACGGGCTGA
- a CDS encoding DUF1638 domain-containing protein has protein sequence MLPSDSTLTEDGFAERAKGSILLIACGALAREILALKRANGWDHMVLQCLPAKYHLYPERIVTAVEETVAEHRDAYDDIFVVYADCGTGGLLQAKCRELGVEMVEGPHCYSFFEGNETFAARDEITAFYLTDFLVKQFDAFVWKPMGLDRHPELRDMIFGNYTTLVYQAQVEDPALKAKAEDCADRLGLEFEYRFTGYGDLETTLSARA, from the coding sequence ATGCTGCCGAGCGACAGCACCCTGACCGAGGACGGCTTTGCCGAGCGGGCGAAGGGCAGCATCCTGCTGATCGCCTGCGGCGCACTGGCGCGCGAGATCCTGGCGCTGAAGCGCGCCAATGGGTGGGATCACATGGTGCTGCAATGCCTGCCCGCGAAATACCATCTTTATCCCGAAAGGATCGTCACGGCGGTCGAGGAAACGGTGGCCGAGCATCGCGACGCCTATGACGACATCTTCGTGGTCTATGCCGATTGCGGCACCGGCGGTTTGCTGCAGGCAAAATGCCGGGAGCTGGGCGTCGAGATGGTCGAAGGCCCGCATTGCTATTCCTTCTTCGAGGGCAACGAGACCTTCGCCGCGCGCGACGAGATCACCGCCTTCTACCTGACCGATTTCCTGGTCAAGCAGTTCGACGCCTTCGTGTGGAAACCCATGGGTCTCGACCGCCACCCCGAATTGCGCGACATGATCTTCGGCAACTACACCACGCTGGTCTACCAGGCGCAGGTCGAGGACCCGGCGCTGAAAGCCAAGGCAGAAGACTGCGCCGACCGGCTCGGGCTGGAGTTCGAATACCGGTTTACCGGCTACGGCGACCTCGAAACCACGCTGTCAGCTCGCGCCTGA
- a CDS encoding SufE family protein, translating to MAQPAFEEIVEDFEFLEDWEDRYRYVIDRGRAMEPLDDALKVPATKVDGCASQVWLHPKVEAGRFRFDGDSDAMIVRGLIAVLRTLYNDTPVGQVGQVDAPGELARLGLNDHLSAQRSNGLRAMIERIRAVASEAA from the coding sequence ATGGCGCAGCCGGCATTCGAAGAGATCGTCGAGGATTTCGAGTTCCTGGAGGACTGGGAGGATCGCTACCGCTACGTGATCGACCGGGGCCGCGCGATGGAGCCGCTGGATGACGCCCTGAAAGTCCCGGCGACCAAGGTCGACGGCTGCGCCAGCCAAGTGTGGCTGCATCCGAAGGTCGAGGCGGGCAGGTTCCGCTTCGACGGCGATTCGGATGCGATGATCGTGCGCGGCCTGATCGCGGTGTTGCGCACGCTCTACAATGACACGCCCGTGGGCCAGGTGGGGCAGGTGGACGCCCCCGGCGAACTGGCCCGGCTGGGGCTGAACGATCACTTGTCTGCGCAACGCTCCAACGGGCTGCGGGCGATGATCGAGCGGATCCGCGCCGTGGCCTCCGAGGCGGCGTGA
- the rnd gene encoding ribonuclease D: MQTITTTEDLAAFCARAAEAEYVTVDTEFLRERTYYSKLCLIQLALPSRGEDDAVLVDPIDGQDMSLEPLYDLFRDPSVVKVFHAARQDLEIFYVDAGLIPDPLFDTQVAAMVCGFGEQVGYETLVRKIAKQSLDKTSRFTDWSRRPLTDAQKTYAVADVTHLRDIYEFLAAKLAKSGRDKWVAEEMQVLTNPETYVTRPDEAWQRVKTRNSSGRFLAIVRELARFREDYAQSRNIPRNRVFKDDALVELASTKPKSANDLSRSRLLLREARRGDIADGIIAAVKAGLDCPNDDLPKADRSRERLQINPALADLLRVLLKAKSEEYSVASKLIASAADLDAISAGERDVPALGGWRRDVFGDDAMRLCDGKVALAARRGSVVAIDL; this comes from the coding sequence ATGCAGACCATCACCACCACCGAAGACCTCGCCGCTTTTTGCGCCCGCGCGGCAGAGGCCGAGTATGTCACCGTCGATACCGAGTTCCTGCGCGAGCGCACCTATTATTCCAAGCTCTGCCTGATCCAGCTGGCCCTGCCGTCCCGGGGCGAGGACGACGCCGTGCTGGTCGACCCGATCGACGGCCAGGACATGTCGCTCGAACCGCTCTACGACCTCTTCCGCGATCCTTCCGTGGTCAAGGTGTTCCACGCTGCGCGGCAGGACCTCGAGATCTTCTATGTCGATGCCGGGCTGATTCCCGACCCGCTCTTCGACACGCAGGTCGCGGCGATGGTCTGCGGCTTCGGCGAACAGGTGGGCTACGAGACCCTGGTGCGCAAGATCGCCAAGCAGTCGCTCGACAAGACCTCGCGCTTCACCGACTGGTCGCGCCGCCCGCTGACCGACGCGCAGAAGACCTACGCGGTGGCGGACGTGACCCACCTGCGGGACATCTACGAATTCCTCGCCGCCAAGCTGGCGAAATCGGGCCGCGACAAGTGGGTGGCCGAGGAGATGCAGGTGCTCACCAACCCCGAGACCTATGTCACCCGCCCCGATGAGGCCTGGCAGCGCGTCAAGACCCGCAACTCGTCGGGTCGTTTCCTGGCCATCGTGCGCGAACTGGCCCGCTTCCGCGAGGACTATGCCCAGAGCCGCAATATCCCCCGCAACCGGGTCTTCAAGGACGACGCCCTGGTGGAGCTGGCCTCGACCAAGCCGAAATCCGCGAACGACCTCTCGCGCTCGCGGCTCTTGCTGCGCGAGGCGCGGCGCGGCGACATCGCCGACGGCATCATCGCGGCGGTCAAGGCGGGGCTCGACTGTCCGAACGACGATTTGCCCAAGGCCGACCGCAGCCGCGAACGGCTTCAGATCAACCCGGCGCTTGCCGATCTTCTGCGCGTTTTGCTGAAAGCGAAATCCGAGGAGTATTCAGTCGCCTCCAAGCTCATCGCCTCGGCGGCCGACCTCGATGCCATCTCGGCGGGCGAACGCGACGTGCCGGCTTTGGGCGGCTGGCGGCGCGATGTGTTCGGGGATGATGCGATGCGGCTCTGCGACGGCAAGGTCGCACTGGCCGCCCGCCGCGGATCGGTTGTGGCGATCGACCTATGA
- the purN gene encoding phosphoribosylglycinamide formyltransferase, translating to MVALIDSMTGDHPARPVVALCNTPDAPGFAKAEARGVPTELVDHRDFRGDRPAFEGVMTRTLERYAPDIICFAGFMRILTDDFILRWQGRMINIHPSLLPSYRGLDTHARAIAAGEAEAGCTVHEVTLELDDGPILGQARVPVHPGDTPQALAARVLEQEHRLYPAVLRRFAAGDRTPVHLP from the coding sequence ATGGTGGCGCTGATTGACAGCATGACCGGCGACCACCCGGCGCGCCCCGTGGTGGCGCTTTGCAACACGCCCGATGCCCCCGGCTTTGCCAAGGCCGAGGCGCGCGGCGTGCCGACCGAACTGGTGGATCATCGCGATTTCAGGGGCGACCGTCCCGCCTTCGAAGGCGTCATGACCCGGACCTTGGAGCGCTACGCGCCCGACATCATCTGTTTCGCGGGCTTCATGCGCATCCTGACCGACGATTTCATCTTGCGCTGGCAGGGCCGGATGATCAATATCCACCCGTCGCTCCTGCCCAGCTATCGCGGCCTCGACACCCACGCCCGCGCCATCGCGGCGGGCGAGGCCGAGGCGGGCTGCACTGTGCACGAAGTGACGCTGGAACTGGATGACGGCCCGATCCTGGGCCAGGCCCGCGTGCCGGTGCATCCCGGCGACACGCCCCAGGCGCTGGCCGCCCGGGTGCTGGAGCAGGAACACCGGCTTTACCCGGCGGTCCTGCGCCGCTTCGCCGCCGGCGACCGCACGCCCGTCCACCTGCCCTGA
- the purM gene encoding phosphoribosylformylglycinamidine cyclo-ligase: MTDAKNGITYADAGVDIDAGNALVDRIKPAAKRTNRAGVMAGLGGFGALFDLKGAGYTDPILVAATDGVGTKLRIAIDTGNVDGVGIDLVAMCVNDLVCQGAEPLFFLDYFATGKLDTDTAARIIEGIAEGCVRSGTALIGGETAEMPGMYPEGDFDLAGFAVGAMERGSDLPAGVTSGDVLLGLASNGVHSNGYSLVRKLVEMSGLGWNAECPWADGSLGAALLTPTRLYVTQALEAVRAGGVHALAHITGGGLTENIPRVLPDDLGVDIDLDSFDLPLVFQWLMAQGGMAQSEMLKTFNCGVGMVLAVEADRAEALAKLLTGTGETVIRLGHVTEGQGVRYTGTLA, encoded by the coding sequence ATGACCGACGCCAAGAACGGGATCACCTATGCCGATGCCGGCGTGGATATCGATGCGGGCAACGCGCTCGTCGACCGGATCAAGCCTGCCGCCAAGCGTACCAACCGCGCGGGCGTCATGGCGGGCCTGGGCGGTTTCGGTGCGCTTTTCGATCTCAAGGGCGCGGGCTATACCGACCCCATTCTGGTGGCCGCCACCGACGGCGTGGGCACAAAGCTGCGCATCGCGATCGACACCGGCAACGTCGACGGCGTCGGCATCGACCTTGTCGCCATGTGCGTCAACGACCTTGTCTGCCAGGGAGCCGAGCCGCTCTTCTTTCTGGACTATTTTGCCACCGGCAAGCTCGACACGGATACAGCGGCCCGCATCATCGAAGGCATCGCCGAAGGCTGCGTGCGTTCCGGTACCGCGCTCATCGGCGGCGAGACGGCGGAAATGCCCGGCATGTACCCCGAAGGCGACTTCGACCTCGCCGGCTTTGCCGTGGGCGCGATGGAGCGCGGCAGCGACCTGCCGGCGGGCGTCACGTCCGGCGACGTGCTTCTGGGGCTTGCCTCGAACGGCGTGCATTCCAACGGCTATTCCCTCGTGCGCAAGCTGGTCGAGATGTCCGGCCTCGGCTGGAACGCCGAGTGCCCATGGGCGGATGGCAGCCTTGGCGCGGCCCTGCTGACGCCCACGCGCCTTTACGTGACGCAGGCGCTCGAGGCGGTCCGCGCGGGCGGCGTCCACGCGCTCGCCCACATCACCGGCGGCGGCCTGACCGAGAACATCCCCCGCGTCCTTCCGGACGATCTTGGCGTCGATATCGACCTCGACAGCTTCGATCTGCCGCTCGTCTTCCAGTGGCTGATGGCGCAGGGTGGCATGGCGCAATCGGAAATGCTCAAGACCTTCAACTGCGGCGTGGGCATGGTGCTGGCGGTCGAGGCCGACCGCGCCGAGGCGCTCGCGAAGCTTCTGACAGGCACCGGAGAGACCGTGATCCGCCTGGGCCACGTGACCGAGGGGCAGGGCGTCCGCTACACCGGCACCCTCGCGTGA
- a CDS encoding STAS-like domain-containing protein, translated as MTRTINIAEDFTRYPGGRYPRDGEGNGTDFRDRFLVPILKDHDKAVIILDGAAGYPSSFLDEAFAGLVRNEGFSADVVLASFELVAKEPGFNRVIEMISRYVREAGEKKVGAVEAG; from the coding sequence ATGACTAGAACCATCAATATAGCGGAAGACTTCACCCGTTACCCGGGTGGGCGTTACCCTCGTGACGGCGAAGGTAACGGTACTGACTTCCGAGATCGTTTCTTGGTTCCAATACTTAAGGATCATGACAAAGCCGTTATAATTCTTGACGGTGCTGCAGGCTATCCTTCTTCGTTTCTTGATGAGGCTTTTGCGGGCCTTGTCAGAAATGAAGGTTTTTCCGCCGACGTTGTACTGGCCTCGTTCGAGCTGGTTGCAAAAGAACCTGGTTTCAATCGTGTGATTGAGATGATTAGCCGTTACGTGCGTGAAGCAGGCGAGAAGAAGGTCGGTGCCGTAGAGGCTGGTTAG
- a CDS encoding DUF6527 family protein yields MSALGSKLRKLEGGRVAFMCPGCQQAHHVTVDGSRGWTFNGDGDRPTFSPSVLVSGTVPITDEEHARLMAGEKIEPVSLICHSFVTDGRIRFLNDCTHDLAGKTMDLPDWPGRAA; encoded by the coding sequence GTGAGCGCGCTCGGCTCAAAGCTACGGAAGCTGGAGGGTGGGCGGGTCGCGTTCATGTGCCCAGGCTGCCAACAGGCACATCACGTAACGGTCGACGGCTCGCGTGGGTGGACTTTCAACGGGGATGGTGACCGGCCCACGTTCTCGCCTTCTGTGCTGGTGTCGGGCACCGTCCCAATCACTGACGAAGAGCACGCTAGGCTCATGGCTGGTGAAAAGATCGAGCCGGTTTCGTTGATTTGCCATTCGTTCGTCACTGATGGCCGCATTCGGTTTCTCAACGACTGCACGCATGATCTCGCAGGCAAGACGATGGATTTGCCGGATTGGCCGGGGAGGGCGGCATGA
- a CDS encoding glycoside hydrolase family protein — MKLIPNVKSKMRAYSICTLILIGVVFYGPEQYFALTGDVIDPYHVGYAMLFLIVFGIIGWFIDQTLPSILRTMKLAGISAVITAVLLWLVSAPVFAMGEAPKSDDGPNSGLPTWEQTAVYALPLTKQWEGTGPTFKCSQSKRGICVRAYLDTVAEPDLPTICYGETSHTGTRVSMGDVRTIEQCEAGLYRIMRDLYWKKYRTGVTISHMPPQVDAVFTDLAWNVGPYAVLRSSALKSANRGDFADACYRHTFYNKSGGVFVRGLSRRRSAGYKVCMSGVDA; from the coding sequence ATGAAACTCATACCGAATGTGAAGTCGAAAATGCGGGCGTACAGCATCTGCACGCTCATCCTGATCGGGGTGGTCTTCTATGGCCCCGAGCAATACTTCGCGCTGACCGGCGACGTGATAGATCCATATCACGTAGGGTACGCGATGCTCTTCCTGATCGTGTTCGGCATCATCGGCTGGTTTATCGACCAGACCCTGCCCAGCATCCTCCGCACCATGAAGCTGGCGGGTATCAGCGCTGTCATCACGGCCGTCCTGCTTTGGCTTGTTTCCGCGCCAGTCTTCGCTATGGGGGAGGCTCCGAAATCGGATGACGGTCCGAATTCCGGGCTGCCGACATGGGAACAAACGGCAGTCTATGCGCTCCCGCTCACCAAGCAGTGGGAGGGTACGGGCCCCACCTTCAAGTGCTCACAGAGCAAGCGCGGAATTTGCGTGAGGGCTTACCTTGATACCGTCGCCGAGCCAGATTTGCCGACCATCTGCTACGGCGAAACCAGCCACACGGGGACCAGGGTTTCGATGGGCGACGTTCGGACTATCGAGCAATGCGAGGCTGGGTTGTACCGGATCATGCGCGACCTTTACTGGAAGAAGTATCGAACCGGCGTCACAATCAGTCACATGCCGCCGCAGGTCGATGCGGTCTTCACAGATCTGGCGTGGAACGTCGGGCCCTATGCGGTTCTGCGGTCGTCAGCGCTGAAGAGCGCAAACCGGGGGGACTTCGCCGACGCATGCTATCGGCACACTTTTTACAATAAGTCGGGTGGCGTGTTTGTGCGTGGCCTGTCGCGCCGCCGGTCAGCTGGCTACAAGGTCTGCATGTCAGGAGTAGACGCGTGA
- a CDS encoding PepSY domain-containing protein, which yields MTSFTSIPNTEIAQDKPIKAETGLALRDNAIAIAEGGSGAPKIAKKIVSAQAPGGNVTITDLDDFAGVLVYGIVLSDDSGPNMTVEFSLNNGSTFSASVVIGQFGQQLRASFSFWLDFATGDFVSVGEFESALRVTGTLAGSSAAITDLRFSCTDPFALLIEPNGGQSAT from the coding sequence ATGACAAGTTTCACGAGCATTCCGAACACCGAAATTGCGCAGGACAAGCCGATCAAGGCCGAGACTGGATTGGCGCTGAGAGATAATGCGATCGCAATCGCGGAGGGTGGATCTGGTGCCCCGAAGATCGCAAAGAAGATCGTCTCTGCCCAAGCGCCCGGCGGGAACGTCACGATTACGGACCTCGATGATTTTGCCGGCGTGCTGGTGTACGGCATTGTCCTTTCGGATGACAGCGGACCCAACATGACCGTTGAGTTCAGTCTGAATAATGGGTCGACCTTTTCCGCCTCTGTGGTCATCGGACAATTCGGTCAACAACTGAGGGCGTCATTTTCTTTTTGGCTGGACTTTGCCACCGGCGACTTCGTTTCGGTCGGAGAGTTCGAGTCTGCACTCCGCGTCACTGGTACCTTGGCCGGATCGAGCGCCGCCATCACCGATCTGCGATTCAGCTGTACCGATCCCTTCGCGCTCCTGATCGAGCCGAACGGGGGGCAGAGCGCGACATGA